DNA sequence from the Salifodinibacter halophilus genome:
GCGAACCGTCTATACAGGCGTTACATGTCGCCGAGTCCTTACCGTTGGTCATCGGTTTCACCGGTGTCGCCACCTCGACGGCCGAGACCGTGGGCGCGGTACGTTCCGCGTGGCAGCAACACCCCGCGCGCTTTGACACGATTTTTGACCAGATCGACGAGCTGGCCGGCGCCGGCATTGACGCGCTCGCGACTGGTGATGCGGCCGAGCTCGGTGGGTTGATGAATATCGACCACGGTTTGCTGAACGCGCTTGGCGTGTCGTCCGGACCGATTGAGCAGATTGTGGCTATTAGCCGCGAAGCCGGTGCGCTGGGTGCGAAACTAACCGGTGGCGGCGGTGGTGGCGCGGTGATTGCACTCGCAGCCGATACCACGGGCCGTGATCATATCGCGCACGCTATTCGTGACGCGGGATTCGACGCGGTCGAGACGTGGCTGCGTTAACTGACTGAATGTGAATTGCGTAGGAGCAAATCCATGCACGACGACGAGATGACGGAATCAGCGCCCCAGATATCGTTTACCGATGAGCCGCTGATCCTGGTCGATTCCAACGACCAACCGGTCGGCACCATGGCCAAGGAAGAGGCCCACCGCGGCGAAGGTGTGCTGCACCGGGCGTTTTCCATTTTTATATTCAATCCGGCTGGTGAAGTTCTGTTGCAACAACGGAGCGCCGATAAGGCGCTGTGGGGTGGCTACTGGGCGAACAGTTGTTGTAGTCATCCGCGCCGCGGTGAAGCGATGGATGCGGCCGTGTGTCGCCGACAACACGAAGAACTGGGTCTGGATCCGGAGCCAACCTATCTGTATCGCTTCGAGTATCACGCGCAATTCGGCGAAGCCGGTGCGGAACACGAACTGTGTTCGGTTTTCGTTGGTTGCAGCAACCGGACGCCCGCCGTCAACGCGAACGAAATCGAAGCTACAGCCTGGCTATCGCCTGCGGCGCTCGACGAAGCATTGGCCTCCGAGCCGGAGCGTTACAGTCCGTGGCTGAAACTCGAGTGGCCGCGGATTCGGCGCGATCACTGGTCGACAGTCGAAGCATTGATTACCGCCGCCGGCTAGCGACTTTCTGTCCGTGACGTGGGCGCGGACATCGCGACGTTGAAACCAGTCGGGGTGGTATGGCGACGTGTACCGGGTCAGAGCGTGCCGGTAGGCTGCTGGACTGGTGGCGTCGCTGTCAGCGTTTGTAGATGCGTCCGCGCCAAGCGCTGCGTCGGCCGCGCCAGTAGCGGATGGCCGAAACCCAGGTCATGGCTAAATACATGCATCCGACAGCCGGCAACTGGAGTGCCCGCGCCAGCGACTGACGGTAGTAAGCCAGGGTCGGCAAAAAGCTGGCCACCATCGCCATATAGCCAATGACACCGGCTGCGCGCGCGGCCGGATCCGGCGTTAATACACCCGCGATGGGAGCGATGAACAACACCAACATAGCGGCTGTCGCAGCTAACAGGAGCAGTGTCGAGTAGCCGAGCTGGCTGAATGCCGAGCGCGCGACCATATCGCGTATGCCAGCGAAATCGTCGTAACCGCGCAGACTGACCGCCGCCCGGGTGACGCCCAGCCAGGTTCGGCCGCCTGCGGCGCGGACTTTCGCCGCGAGTGTGCAATCGTCAATGATTGCGCCGGCCAGCGCGCCGAAGCCGCCGATACGTTCAACGGCCGCCGCGTTGATCAACACGCAGCCGCCGGCGGAGGCTGTGACATACCGCGACCCGGCGTTCGAT
Encoded proteins:
- the idi gene encoding isopentenyl-diphosphate Delta-isomerase produces the protein MTESAPQISFTDEPLILVDSNDQPVGTMAKEEAHRGEGVLHRAFSIFIFNPAGEVLLQQRSADKALWGGYWANSCCSHPRRGEAMDAAVCRRQHEELGLDPEPTYLYRFEYHAQFGEAGAEHELCSVFVGCSNRTPAVNANEIEATAWLSPAALDEALASEPERYSPWLKLEWPRIRRDHWSTVEALITAAG